One window of the Mycobacterium haemophilum DSM 44634 genome contains the following:
- a CDS encoding MATE family efflux transporter: MSLAPAREAGSARPVSLVRVGRQITALAAPIVGVQFAQVALTTTDLAMMGLIGVPAIAGGGLALALYDMMRTTCVGAVTAVGNLVASAASAGEARCGADGLDAPARAELHQITRSSFLVATAAAVLLGAALIALGYLLPLFGVDEDALALARPMMIAMAPGLVPMVWLNVLRQFAVGMRRPGSLLTISVFAVAVNAALDIAFIRGVAGFPKLGLVGIGLATTLVQTLMVVVFYSLLRRDDQLASLLAIDGWNAHTATARRLLGLGIPISLTYGSEAGFTSLAAVVVGVFGPVMLAAFNVVTHLTRIAFQISIGLSHASSILISRVLGQGNRERVQQIAAVALVLGAITTVIIGVLYVTAPTWVLRPFLGPAAAPATMLLAKLFLLFAIAQQMVEFTQNIAIGLLRGMGNTTTGVRATTIGYWVIGLPMTLLLAFSAGLRGLGVWIGLSTGFAATTALLLRQFRRELARTT, translated from the coding sequence ATGAGCCTTGCGCCAGCGCGTGAAGCCGGCAGCGCGCGCCCTGTTAGCCTGGTGCGCGTCGGTCGGCAAATCACCGCGTTGGCGGCGCCGATCGTCGGAGTCCAATTCGCCCAAGTGGCGTTGACCACCACCGATTTGGCCATGATGGGGCTGATCGGTGTGCCAGCCATCGCCGGCGGTGGTCTGGCCTTGGCCTTGTACGACATGATGCGAACAACGTGTGTCGGTGCGGTGACCGCAGTCGGGAACCTGGTCGCCAGTGCGGCCAGTGCAGGCGAAGCACGCTGCGGAGCCGACGGCTTGGACGCACCCGCGCGAGCCGAACTGCATCAGATCACGAGGTCGTCGTTTTTGGTGGCGACCGCTGCGGCTGTGCTACTAGGAGCAGCGCTCATCGCGCTCGGCTACCTCTTGCCGCTCTTCGGTGTGGACGAGGACGCGCTGGCGCTGGCACGGCCAATGATGATCGCGATGGCTCCCGGGCTGGTCCCGATGGTGTGGCTCAATGTATTGCGCCAGTTCGCAGTCGGCATGCGCCGCCCTGGGTCATTGCTAACGATCAGCGTCTTCGCAGTCGCCGTCAACGCGGCACTAGACATTGCGTTCATTCGCGGAGTTGCGGGATTTCCGAAGCTCGGTTTGGTGGGAATCGGTTTGGCCACAACACTTGTGCAGACGCTGATGGTTGTCGTGTTTTACAGCTTGCTGCGCCGGGACGATCAGCTTGCCTCGTTACTAGCGATAGACGGCTGGAACGCCCACACTGCAACGGCTCGCCGGCTCCTGGGCCTTGGCATCCCTATCTCGTTGACGTACGGCTCAGAGGCAGGTTTCACCTCTCTCGCCGCGGTGGTGGTGGGCGTCTTCGGCCCGGTCATGCTGGCCGCGTTTAATGTGGTCACTCACCTGACCCGCATCGCCTTCCAAATCAGCATCGGTTTGTCGCATGCATCGTCGATTCTGATCAGCCGCGTTCTCGGCCAGGGCAACCGAGAACGCGTCCAGCAGATTGCCGCGGTCGCGCTGGTCCTCGGCGCAATCACCACGGTCATAATCGGGGTGCTTTACGTGACAGCACCAACCTGGGTGCTGCGACCATTTCTCGGTCCTGCTGCGGCCCCGGCAACGATGTTGCTGGCCAAGCTTTTCCTGCTTTTTGCCATAGCCCAGCAAATGGTGGAATTCACGCAAAACATCGCCATCGGGTTACTACGGGGGATGGGGAACACCACGACGGGAGTACGAGCAACCACGATCGGATATTGGGTGATCGGATTACCGATGACGCTGTTGTTGGCCTTTTCGGCGGGCTTACGCGGCCTGGGGGTATGGATCGGGCTCAGCACAGGCTTTGCCGCGACCACAGCGCTGCTGCTCCGCCAGTTCCGCCGAGAGCTGGCCCGGACGACCTGA
- a CDS encoding winged helix-turn-helix domain-containing protein, with product MSTLTTAQARRVAVAAQGFAEPKPAGPITRTHLKRLISRIQVLQLDSVSVAVRAHYAPVFSRLGPYDRDVLDRAAWGHSTCSARLLVEYWAHEAALMAVDDWPLLRWRMRQYRHGRWGSHIVKANPQLADDIVAAVGELGPSTAGQIEAHLSAAPRTAKGSWWNRSDTKWVAEALFASGVLTTATRVGFARHYDLVERVLPPRVLAREVDDDVAVRELTLRAATALGVGTEADIRDYFRLSAQQVKPAIADLVAAGEIEPVSVQGWSAQAYLRHGRTVPRVDRGTALLCPFDPLIFFRQRVERLFGFRYRIEIYTPAVKRQYGYYVWPLLLDGRLVARVDLKADRARNTLRVVGAFGEDQHAEHVPPTRVSAALASELESMASWLGLGGVTVSRRGDLAGQLRAAGCG from the coding sequence ATGAGCACCCTAACCACCGCGCAGGCGCGTCGGGTGGCGGTCGCCGCACAAGGCTTCGCCGAGCCTAAACCCGCCGGCCCGATCACCCGTACGCATTTGAAGCGGCTGATCTCGCGGATCCAAGTGCTGCAGTTGGATTCGGTGTCGGTGGCGGTGCGTGCCCACTACGCGCCTGTTTTTAGCCGGCTTGGGCCGTACGACCGCGATGTATTGGACCGCGCGGCGTGGGGTCACTCCACCTGTTCGGCGCGGCTGTTGGTGGAGTACTGGGCACACGAGGCCGCCCTCATGGCCGTCGATGACTGGCCGCTGTTGCGCTGGCGGATGCGTCAGTATCGGCATGGCCGCTGGGGCAGCCATATCGTCAAGGCCAACCCGCAGTTGGCCGACGACATCGTCGCCGCTGTCGGCGAGCTTGGGCCCAGCACCGCAGGGCAGATCGAGGCGCATTTGTCCGCTGCGCCACGGACGGCAAAGGGTTCCTGGTGGAATCGCAGTGACACCAAGTGGGTTGCCGAGGCGCTGTTTGCCTCCGGGGTGCTCACCACCGCCACCCGGGTGGGCTTCGCCCGTCACTACGACTTGGTGGAAAGGGTGCTGCCACCCAGGGTGTTGGCTCGGGAGGTCGACGACGATGTAGCCGTGCGCGAGCTGACGTTGCGGGCCGCCACCGCCCTGGGTGTGGGTACCGAGGCCGACATCCGCGACTACTTCCGGCTGTCGGCTCAACAGGTTAAGCCGGCTATCGCTGATCTGGTGGCGGCCGGTGAGATTGAACCGGTCAGTGTCCAGGGGTGGTCAGCGCAGGCATATCTGCGGCATGGCCGGACGGTGCCACGCGTTGACCGCGGCACCGCGCTGCTGTGCCCATTCGACCCGTTGATCTTCTTTCGGCAGCGGGTAGAGCGGCTGTTTGGCTTTCGCTACCGCATTGAGATCTACACGCCGGCGGTCAAACGCCAGTACGGGTATTACGTGTGGCCGCTGCTGCTGGACGGCCGGTTGGTCGCGCGTGTTGACCTTAAGGCCGACCGAGCCCGCAACACGCTGCGCGTCGTGGGTGCATTCGGTGAGGACCAGCATGCCGAGCATGTACCGCCGACTCGGGTTAGCGCGGCACTTGCCAGCGAGCTGGAGTCGATGGCGTCCTGGCTGGGCTTGGGTGGAGTCACGGTGTCCCGCCGGGGCGACTTGGCCGGACAGCTACGCGCCGCTGGCTGCGGATAA
- a CDS encoding amino acid decarboxylase: MELEQDALSLPAIAPPWFRGVTGDPFLLADMAHAVGGPFHVLFPQQFAANLAAFMHAISSAGLDGHVMFAKKANKAGAWLQACAEAGAGVDVASAEELVHALARGVRGTDLVVTGPAKSERLLWLAARHDCLIAIDALDELDRLLALVPYRECVHVLLRVLPEVNPDSRFGFDADELDIALSRCVEQRHRVSMEGFSFHLSGYEVQPRAQLADQLLDRLVDARARGLAATSISIGGGFAVSYFEAQTWARFLHNSNAADFHASKQFAQWYPYHQSPVGADMLAAILASETGCGSATVGEKFIRTDTKLLLEPGRALLDRAGVTVFPVEGFKRRGDYGITTIRGLSMSMSEQWKSSEFLPDPILWPAKEPGDGQLAGPVRSCVGGASCLEYDMLTWRKVVLPREPRHGDLLIYPNTAGYQMDKNESEFHGLRVPPKIVVTHDNRGNFRWQLDENGYQL, encoded by the coding sequence GTGGAGCTAGAACAGGATGCTTTGTCATTGCCGGCGATTGCGCCGCCATGGTTTCGTGGGGTCACCGGCGACCCGTTTCTGTTGGCAGATATGGCTCATGCGGTCGGCGGACCTTTCCATGTGCTGTTCCCCCAACAGTTCGCCGCCAACTTGGCGGCCTTTATGCACGCCATCTCGTCGGCTGGCTTGGATGGGCACGTGATGTTCGCCAAGAAGGCGAACAAGGCCGGAGCCTGGTTACAGGCATGCGCCGAGGCTGGGGCGGGGGTCGACGTCGCCAGCGCCGAGGAGTTGGTGCATGCGCTTGCCCGTGGTGTGCGCGGAACCGACCTCGTGGTTACCGGGCCGGCCAAAAGTGAACGACTGTTGTGGCTGGCCGCCCGCCACGATTGTCTCATCGCGATCGACGCCTTGGATGAACTTGACCGGCTGCTCGCGCTGGTGCCCTACCGCGAATGTGTGCACGTCCTGCTGCGCGTGCTCCCAGAGGTCAACCCCGACAGCCGATTTGGCTTTGATGCCGATGAGCTGGACATCGCCCTCAGTCGATGCGTTGAACAGCGGCATCGAGTATCGATGGAAGGATTCTCGTTTCATCTCAGCGGATACGAGGTCCAGCCCCGGGCGCAGCTGGCCGACCAATTACTGGACCGTCTAGTCGACGCGCGAGCGCGAGGGTTGGCAGCTACCTCCATCTCTATCGGTGGGGGGTTCGCAGTCAGCTATTTCGAGGCCCAGACATGGGCGCGCTTCTTGCATAACAGCAACGCGGCGGATTTTCACGCAAGCAAGCAGTTTGCTCAGTGGTATCCATACCATCAGTCGCCTGTCGGTGCGGACATGCTGGCCGCGATTTTAGCCAGCGAAACTGGTTGCGGTTCAGCAACAGTCGGTGAGAAGTTCATCAGAACGGATACCAAGCTGCTTCTCGAACCGGGGCGCGCATTACTTGATCGGGCAGGGGTCACGGTCTTCCCCGTCGAGGGCTTTAAGCGACGCGGCGACTACGGGATCACCACCATTCGCGGGCTGAGCATGAGCATGTCGGAGCAGTGGAAATCTAGCGAGTTCCTGCCGGACCCGATTCTGTGGCCGGCAAAAGAGCCCGGCGACGGTCAGCTGGCAGGTCCGGTTCGCAGCTGTGTAGGCGGAGCCAGCTGCCTTGAGTACGACATGTTGACCTGGCGCAAGGTTGTGCTGCCACGGGAACCGCGCCATGGCGACTTGCTCATCTATCCGAATACGGCTGGCTATCAGATGGATAAGAACGAATCGGAGTTCCATGGACTCCGAGTTCCACCCAAAATTGTTGTTACCCACGATAATCGAGGAAACTTTCGCTGGCAACTCGATGAAAACGGCTATCAGTTATGA
- a CDS encoding dihydrofolate reductase, producing the protein MVGLIWAQSTTGVIGRDGGIPWRVPEDLTRFKQLTMGHTVVMGRRTWDSLPAGVRPLPGRRNVVLSRQIGFTAEGAEVFGSLDEAIATVETEPETWVIGGEQIYRLALPLATRCEVTEVDTDLPRADDDALAPVLDETWSGVTGEWLVSRSGLRYRLHSYQRP; encoded by the coding sequence GTGGTGGGCCTGATCTGGGCTCAGTCGACCACCGGTGTGATCGGGCGCGACGGTGGTATCCCCTGGCGAGTGCCCGAGGATCTGACTCGCTTCAAACAGCTGACGATGGGTCACACCGTGGTGATGGGCCGACGGACCTGGGATTCGTTGCCGGCTGGGGTTCGCCCGCTGCCCGGCCGCCGAAATGTGGTACTGAGCCGCCAAATTGGCTTCACGGCTGAGGGGGCGGAGGTGTTCGGTTCACTCGACGAAGCCATCGCCACTGTCGAGACCGAACCCGAGACGTGGGTGATTGGCGGCGAGCAGATCTACCGGCTCGCGTTGCCGCTGGCGACCCGTTGCGAGGTCACCGAGGTGGACACCGACCTGCCTCGTGCAGACGATGACGCGCTGGCCCCGGTGCTCGACGAGACATGGTCGGGTGTGACGGGGGAGTGGCTGGTGAGCCGTTCCGGGCTGCGGTACCGGTTGCACAGCTATCAGCGTCCATGA
- a CDS encoding dienelactone hydrolase family protein, with protein MPNLTDSLTTPDGRCPVQLFTPDGDGPWPGVVMYPDAGGVRDTFYQMAAKLAGFGYAVLLPDVYYRHGHWAPINIATAFGDANERKRVMSMMDSVTSDMMASDAGAFFDYLAARPEVAGERFGVCGYCMGGRTSVVVAGRQPDRVAAAASFHGGGLVTDTADSPHLLADRMKATVYVGGAENDASFTPDHAEQLDKALTAAGVEHRIEWYSAAHGFAVPDNPPYDAAADERHWTAMTEVFGAKLAG; from the coding sequence ATGCCGAACCTCACCGACAGCCTCACCACGCCCGACGGCCGTTGCCCCGTCCAGTTGTTCACCCCCGACGGAGACGGACCTTGGCCCGGCGTGGTCATGTACCCCGACGCCGGCGGCGTACGCGACACGTTTTACCAGATGGCGGCCAAGCTGGCCGGGTTCGGCTACGCAGTGCTGCTGCCCGACGTGTACTACCGCCACGGCCACTGGGCCCCGATCAACATAGCGACGGCGTTCGGCGACGCGAACGAACGCAAGCGGGTGATGTCCATGATGGACAGCGTCACGTCGGACATGATGGCCAGCGACGCCGGCGCCTTCTTCGACTATTTAGCCGCTCGCCCCGAGGTAGCCGGGGAGCGGTTCGGCGTCTGCGGCTATTGCATGGGTGGGCGGACTTCGGTGGTGGTGGCGGGGCGGCAACCCGACCGCGTTGCCGCCGCCGCGTCCTTCCACGGTGGCGGCCTGGTGACCGACACCGCGGACAGCCCGCACCTGCTGGCCGACCGGATGAAGGCCACGGTCTACGTGGGCGGTGCCGAGAATGACGCGTCGTTCACCCCGGACCACGCCGAACAGCTCGACAAAGCGCTGACGGCAGCCGGTGTTGAGCACCGCATCGAGTGGTACTCGGCCGCCCACGGGTTCGCGGTCCCGGATAACCCGCCGTATGACGCCGCCGCCGACGAGCGGCATTGGACGGCGATGACCGAGGTCTTCGGAGCCAAGCTGGCTGGCTGA
- a CDS encoding thymidylate synthase, whose amino-acid sequence MPIATPYEDLLRLVLDRGVVKADRTGTGTRSLFGQQLRYDLSAGFPLVTTKKVHFKSVVYELLWFLRGDSNVAWLRENGVTIWDEWASSTGDLGPIYGVQWRSWPAPSGDHIDQISTALDLLRTDPDSRRIIVSAWNVGEIPQMALPPCHAFFQFYVAQGRLSCQLYQRSADLFLGVPFNIASYALLTHMMAAQAGLSVGEFVWTGGDCHIYDNHVEQVRLQLSREPRPYPELFLAQRDSIFDYTYEDIVVTHYDPHPAIKAPVAV is encoded by the coding sequence ATGCCAATCGCGACGCCATACGAGGACTTGCTGCGTCTTGTGCTTGACCGCGGCGTGGTCAAAGCGGACCGCACCGGCACCGGGACCCGCAGCCTGTTCGGCCAGCAGTTGCGTTACGACCTGTCGGCTGGGTTCCCGCTAGTCACGACTAAAAAGGTGCACTTCAAGTCGGTGGTCTACGAGTTGCTGTGGTTCTTGCGGGGCGACTCCAACGTCGCCTGGCTGCGCGAGAATGGAGTCACCATCTGGGACGAGTGGGCCAGCAGCACAGGCGATCTCGGGCCGATCTATGGTGTGCAGTGGCGATCTTGGCCGGCTCCCTCGGGTGATCACATCGACCAAATCAGCACCGCGTTGGATCTGCTACGCACCGACCCGGACTCTCGGCGCATCATTGTGTCTGCCTGGAATGTCGGTGAAATCCCGCAGATGGCGCTGCCGCCGTGTCACGCCTTCTTCCAGTTCTACGTGGCCCAAGGCCGGCTGAGCTGCCAGCTCTACCAGCGCAGCGCCGACCTGTTTCTTGGTGTGCCGTTCAACATCGCCAGCTACGCGCTGCTGACCCACATGATGGCCGCCCAGGCCGGTCTCTCGGTTGGCGAGTTCGTCTGGACGGGCGGTGACTGCCACATCTACGACAACCACGTCGAGCAGGTACGGTTGCAGCTCAGCCGTGAACCCCGACCGTACCCGGAACTCTTTCTAGCGCAGCGTGATTCGATATTCGACTACACCTACGAGGACATCGTCGTCACACATTACGATCCGCACCCGGCGATCAAAGCCCCAGTTGCGGTATGA
- a CDS encoding GtrA family protein → MSGVSGPLVRIIRDQRVTFLTVGAANTAIGMGWFAVFLWLLRDAIGYLGVLLCTHIVAMLCAFVLNRRFVFHVTGHVLRDLARFELVNLSVLGFNFAMLPLLVEVFGLQVLLSQLVVVTVTVVYRWFAHRCFTFRRSLPEVV, encoded by the coding sequence ATGAGCGGTGTTTCCGGCCCGCTGGTCCGGATTATTCGGGATCAGCGAGTCACCTTCCTCACTGTTGGTGCTGCGAACACGGCAATCGGAATGGGTTGGTTCGCTGTGTTCCTCTGGCTGTTACGGGATGCCATCGGCTACCTGGGCGTGTTGCTCTGCACGCACATCGTGGCCATGCTGTGCGCGTTCGTCCTCAACCGCAGGTTCGTGTTCCACGTGACCGGTCACGTGTTGCGTGACCTTGCCCGGTTCGAGCTGGTCAACCTCTCCGTGCTGGGCTTCAACTTCGCTATGTTGCCGCTGCTGGTCGAGGTGTTCGGCTTGCAGGTACTGCTATCGCAGCTGGTCGTCGTCACCGTAACCGTGGTGTACAGGTGGTTTGCTCACCGCTGCTTCACGTTTCGCCGTAGCCTCCCCGAAGTCGTTTAG
- a CDS encoding acyl-CoA dehydrogenase family protein — MSIGDLLYSDTEESLRDSVRRLFVEKCPPESVIRAYDSDTSALQYFSDVWRIAAVELGIAGLLVPESLGGAGASAREAAIVMEEIGRAVAPVPFLSSAVLATVALLRAGDTETVSALAQGTVTAALVVPLCTAPGDPVAGVSIGSDGLTGSVSGVAGAREADVLVVPVAGLDGLELHTVARSAAGVDVSPVLALDMTRPFADVRFSAVASSRVGRGDAAVSAALEIGAALLASEQLGVAQWCFDTTLAYAKQRKQFGRTIGSYQAIKHRLADLWFAVGTATAAARYAADACARGDEDATIAASVAQASCSGIAVHVAEECVQLHGGIGMTWEYPAHLYLKRAKSDQLAFGTAYRHRARLAELVDLPVS; from the coding sequence ATGAGCATTGGCGACCTGCTGTACTCGGACACCGAGGAATCGCTGCGCGACAGCGTGCGCCGCCTGTTCGTCGAAAAGTGTCCACCGGAATCGGTCATTCGCGCTTACGACTCGGATACCTCAGCGCTGCAATACTTTTCAGATGTCTGGAGAATAGCAGCTGTTGAGCTGGGGATAGCCGGGTTGTTGGTGCCCGAGTCGCTTGGCGGTGCCGGTGCGAGTGCTCGTGAGGCCGCGATCGTGATGGAGGAGATCGGCCGGGCCGTCGCGCCGGTGCCGTTCTTGTCCAGCGCGGTGCTCGCCACCGTCGCGCTGTTGCGCGCCGGCGACACCGAGACCGTGTCGGCGCTGGCCCAGGGTACGGTCACCGCGGCGCTGGTGGTGCCGCTGTGCACCGCGCCGGGCGATCCGGTCGCCGGGGTGAGTATCGGCTCTGATGGTTTGACGGGGTCCGTCAGCGGTGTCGCGGGTGCCCGCGAAGCTGACGTATTGGTGGTGCCGGTCGCCGGCCTGGACGGACTCGAGCTGCACACCGTTGCGCGTAGTGCGGCCGGTGTCGACGTGTCGCCGGTGCTGGCCCTGGATATGACCAGACCCTTTGCCGACGTTCGGTTTTCGGCGGTGGCATCGTCGCGGGTAGGCAGGGGGGATGCGGCCGTGTCAGCAGCGCTAGAGATCGGGGCGGCGTTGCTCGCCTCTGAGCAGCTCGGGGTCGCGCAGTGGTGTTTTGACACCACACTGGCCTACGCCAAGCAACGCAAGCAGTTCGGTCGCACGATCGGCTCATACCAGGCGATCAAACACCGGCTCGCGGACCTGTGGTTTGCGGTCGGTACGGCCACGGCCGCTGCCCGATACGCCGCCGACGCGTGCGCTAGAGGCGATGAAGACGCAACCATCGCCGCGTCCGTCGCGCAGGCCTCCTGCAGTGGCATCGCTGTTCATGTCGCTGAGGAATGCGTACAGCTGCACGGTGGTATCGGAATGACGTGGGAGTATCCGGCGCACCTATACCTGAAGCGGGCCAAGAGCGACCAGTTGGCTTTTGGCACCGCCTACCGTCATCGGGCCCGACTAGCCGAATTGGTGGACCTGCCGGTCTCATGA
- a CDS encoding restriction endonuclease subunit S: MKVRLGDCLDFSNGRTSPARESGGRYPVYGANGVIGYAAQHNASGPLVVVGRIGSYCGSLHYCESDVWVTDNALVCRAKDRTETRYWYYVLQTCRLNEHRAGSGQPLLNQRILRDLSIGAVATPQRQRVSELLGALDDKIAGNQRVIAAAEALMLATVESVSEHVPLSDLASRSTVVLNAGEFDDVVAHFSFPAFDDGAKPQIVTAAAIRSGKFVLSEPCVLVAKLNPRIPRIWNVVTLPSHMALASAEFVVLRPTSVDTSTLWSAIRQPDVVRTLQQHAAGTTGSRQRIQPQELLKVRVRDVRRLATEQSRMLARLGALCDERRTESTRLATFRDALLPLLISGRVQVRRQIPVPGIR; encoded by the coding sequence GTGAAGGTCAGGCTGGGTGATTGCCTCGACTTCAGCAACGGGCGTACTTCGCCGGCGCGCGAATCAGGTGGTCGTTATCCGGTTTATGGCGCCAACGGGGTGATCGGTTACGCTGCACAGCACAATGCCAGTGGCCCACTCGTAGTCGTGGGTCGTATTGGATCGTATTGCGGTAGCTTGCACTACTGCGAATCCGATGTCTGGGTCACGGATAACGCGCTGGTCTGCCGGGCTAAGGATCGCACAGAGACGCGATATTGGTACTACGTGTTGCAGACTTGCCGACTGAATGAACACCGGGCCGGATCCGGCCAGCCACTGCTCAACCAGCGGATTCTGCGCGACTTGTCGATCGGTGCGGTCGCAACGCCGCAGCGGCAACGGGTTTCGGAGCTGCTCGGGGCGCTCGATGACAAAATTGCCGGCAATCAACGCGTTATTGCGGCCGCCGAGGCCTTAATGCTCGCCACTGTCGAGTCGGTCTCTGAGCACGTGCCGCTGTCTGACCTGGCGAGTCGGTCGACTGTAGTACTCAACGCGGGTGAATTCGACGATGTGGTGGCCCATTTCAGCTTTCCGGCGTTCGACGACGGCGCGAAGCCGCAAATCGTCACCGCCGCGGCCATTAGGAGCGGCAAGTTTGTCTTGTCAGAGCCGTGCGTGTTGGTTGCAAAGCTGAACCCGAGAATTCCGCGAATCTGGAACGTGGTGACTCTGCCGTCGCACATGGCATTAGCGAGCGCCGAATTTGTGGTGCTACGGCCAACCAGCGTCGATACATCGACGCTGTGGTCGGCGATACGGCAACCTGATGTCGTGCGAACCCTGCAACAGCACGCTGCGGGTACCACCGGAAGTCGCCAGCGTATTCAACCGCAGGAACTCCTCAAGGTTCGGGTGCGAGATGTGCGCCGCTTGGCTACCGAACAGTCGCGGATGTTAGCGCGCTTAGGTGCATTGTGTGATGAGCGACGCACCGAGTCGACTCGGCTGGCAACCTTCCGCGACGCACTGCTGCCACTGCTGATATCCGGAAGGGTCCAGGTCCGTAGACAGATACCCGTACCGGGTATACGCTAG
- a CDS encoding type I restriction-modification system subunit M, with protein MPPGKKHEPQAPSTVKELKDTLWKAANKLRGSLPANQYQDVILGLVFLKYVSDVDREGTDGVFAVPLSAHWKLLADNAKSKNIGQLIDEAVDAVMTANPALAGTLPQLYTTVDQRRLGELVELLDNARFSRQGSHRARDLMGEVYEYFLGNFARAEGRRGGEFFTPPSVVKIIVEVLEPSSGRVYDPCCGSGGMFVQTERFIYEHDGNPTDVSIHGQESVEHTWRMAKMNLAVHGIDNGGARWGDTFVNDQHAGMQMDYVMANPPFNIKDWARDEQDPRWCFGIPPASNANYAWLQHILSKLAPGGAAGVVMANGSMSSNTGGEGDIRARIVEADLVSCMVALPAQLFRSTGIPVCLWFFATDKTCGADRSGQVLFIDARGLGYLVDRAERALTDDEVARIGDTYHAWCGSKSASSKGIIYQDVPGFCRSASLDDIRASGYTLTPGRYVGVPVTEDDGEPVAEKIARLAGDLLAALDESARLERVVREQVERLW; from the coding sequence ATGCCTCCGGGCAAGAAACACGAGCCGCAGGCACCGTCGACGGTGAAGGAGCTCAAGGACACGCTCTGGAAGGCTGCCAACAAGCTGCGCGGGTCGCTACCGGCCAACCAATACCAGGACGTAATCCTCGGCCTGGTGTTTCTCAAATACGTCTCGGACGTTGATCGCGAAGGAACCGACGGCGTGTTTGCGGTCCCGCTATCGGCGCACTGGAAGTTGTTGGCGGACAACGCAAAGTCTAAGAACATCGGCCAGCTCATCGACGAGGCGGTGGACGCCGTAATGACGGCTAACCCGGCGCTGGCCGGCACCCTGCCGCAGCTATATACGACCGTTGACCAGCGCCGGCTGGGCGAGCTGGTCGAGTTGCTCGACAACGCACGGTTCAGCCGGCAGGGCTCCCATCGCGCGCGGGACCTGATGGGGGAGGTATACGAGTACTTCCTGGGCAATTTCGCTCGCGCGGAAGGACGCCGCGGCGGTGAATTCTTCACCCCACCCAGCGTCGTGAAGATAATTGTCGAGGTCCTCGAGCCGTCCAGCGGTCGGGTGTATGACCCGTGTTGTGGCTCGGGCGGAATGTTCGTGCAGACCGAGAGGTTCATCTATGAGCACGACGGCAACCCGACGGATGTTTCGATCCACGGGCAGGAGAGCGTCGAGCACACCTGGCGGATGGCAAAGATGAACCTCGCCGTTCACGGCATCGACAACGGTGGCGCGCGGTGGGGCGACACATTCGTCAACGACCAGCACGCCGGCATGCAGATGGACTATGTGATGGCCAATCCGCCTTTTAACATTAAGGATTGGGCCCGCGATGAGCAAGACCCGCGGTGGTGCTTCGGCATTCCACCTGCCAGCAATGCGAATTACGCCTGGCTCCAGCACATCCTGTCCAAGCTCGCACCTGGCGGCGCTGCCGGCGTGGTGATGGCCAACGGCTCGATGTCGTCGAACACGGGTGGGGAAGGCGATATTCGCGCGCGGATCGTGGAGGCGGACCTGGTGTCGTGCATGGTCGCGCTACCAGCACAGCTGTTCCGCAGCACCGGAATTCCGGTGTGTCTGTGGTTCTTTGCTACAGACAAAACGTGTGGTGCAGATCGATCCGGGCAGGTGCTGTTTATTGACGCGCGCGGGCTCGGCTATCTGGTGGATCGCGCTGAACGAGCATTGACAGACGACGAGGTCGCCCGTATCGGCGACACGTACCACGCGTGGTGCGGGTCGAAGTCGGCGTCCTCGAAAGGCATTATCTACCAGGATGTCCCGGGATTTTGTAGATCAGCGTCGCTGGACGATATTAGAGCCTCGGGGTACACCCTCACGCCGGGACGGTATGTGGGCGTTCCGGTGACCGAAGATGACGGGGAGCCAGTCGCCGAGAAAATCGCGCGGTTGGCCGGGGATCTGCTGGCGGCGCTCGACGAATCGGCGCGATTGGAACGGGTGGTACGCGAGCAAGTAGAGCGCCTGTGGTGA